Sequence from the Diorhabda carinulata isolate Delta chromosome 5, icDioCari1.1, whole genome shotgun sequence genome:
atcttttgacgttttcgagatatttcgaaaaaagtgattGTAGGGGtagttttatatcatttttaaccCCCAAATGAGATTAATTGATAGATTTTTCACCACGAATCTTTCAAATGTATGCTAAAATCAACTTATAGTATAAAATACACGATTACTTTTTAAATAGCAATTCTAATGCTAATTCTACTGGACTAAAAAATTAGTCTTATGATAATACGAAGTTTTCTTGTGCCACCCGTATGTTTATTACTGACTTTTTGACCTcgattttgatctttttttaaaatttctttctaaattacaaaaatgaattgtttCAGATCATACATTAGAATTTTCGATTgtagtttacatttttttatcttttagtaacaattttcgatcgtttattgtaaatatctCGTTTATTACCGCAAATACGTCAAAATTGATCTGAagcaattttatagaaaatttcaattactacattttttatttaaacttttttctcatatcttttgacgttttcgagatatttcgaaaaatgcgATTGTAGGggtagtttttcattatttttaacaccCAAATGAGattaattaatagatttttcacCACGAATCTTTCAAATGTATGCTAAAATCAACTTATAGTATAAAATAgacgattattttttaaatggcacTTCGAATCCTAATTCCACTGGACTAAAAAATTAGTCTTATGATAATACGAAGTTTTCTTGTGCCACCCGTATGTTTATTACTAACTTTTTGACCTCGATTTTGTCCTTCTTTAAAATTTCCTtccaaattacaaaaatgaattgtttCAGATCATACAttagaatttttgattattatttacatttttttatcttttaccaacaattttcgatcgtttattgtaaatatctCGTTTATTATCGCAAATACGTCAAAATTGATCTGAagcaattttatagaaaatttcaattactacattttttatttaaacttttttctcatatcttttgacgttttcgagatatttcgaaaaatgcgATTGTAGGggtagtttttcattatttttaacaccCAAATGAGattaattaatagatttttcatCACGAATCTTTCAAATGTATGCTAAAATCAACTTATAGTATAAAATAgacgattattttttaaatggcacTTCGAATCCTAATTCCACTGGACTAAAAAATTAGTCTTATGATAATACGAAGTTTTCTTGTGCCACCCGTATGTTTATTACTAACTTTTTGACCTCGATTTTGTCCTTCTTTAAAATTTCCTtccaaattacaaaaatgaattgtttCAGATCATACAttagaatttttgattattatttacatttttttatcttttagtaacaattttcgatcgtttattgtaaatatctcgtttattatcaaaaatacgTCAAAATTGATCTGAagcaattttatagaaaatttcaattgctacattttttgtttcaacttttttctcatatctcttgacgttttcgagatatttcgaaaaaagtgattGTAGGGgtagttttttatcatttttaaccCCCAAATGAGATTAATTGATAGATTTTTCACCACGAATCTTTCAAATGTATGCTAAAATCAACTTATAGTATAAAATACACGATTACTTTTTAAATAGCAATTCTAATGCTAATTCTACTGGACTAAAAAATTAGTCTTATGATAATACGAAGTTTTCTAGTTCCACCCGTATGTTTATTACTGACTTTTTGACCtcaattttgatctttttttaaaatttctttctaaattacaaaaatgaattgtttCAGATCATACAttagaatttttgattataatttaaatttttttatcttttagtaacaatttttgatcgtttattgtaaatatctCGTTTATTACCGCAAATACGTCAAAATTGATCTGGagcaattttatagaaaatttcaattactacattttttatttaaacttttttctcatatcttttgacgttttcgagatatttcgaaaaaagtgattGTAGGGGtagttttatatcatttttaaccCCCAAATGAGATTAATTGATAGATTTTTCACCACGAATCTTTCAAATGTATGCTAAAATCAACTTATAGTATAAAATAgacgattattttttaaatggcacTTCGAATCCTAATTCCACTGGACTAAAAAATTAGTCTTATGATAATACGAAGTTTTCTTGTGCCACCCGTATGTTTATTACTGACTTTTTGACCTCGATTTTGTCCTTCTTTAAAATTTCCTtccaaattacaaaaatgaattgtttCAGATCATACAttagaatttttgattattatttacatttttttatcttttagtaacaattttcgatcgtttattgtaaatatctcgtttattatcaaaaatacgTCAAAATTGATCTGAagcaattttatagaaaatttcaattgctacattttttgtttcaacttttttctcatatctcttgacgttttcgagatatttcgaaaaaagtgattGTAGGGgtagttttttatcatttttaacccccaaataaaattaattaatagatttttcacCACGAATCTTTCGAAAGTATGCTAAAAAAGACTGTCGACAAGTATTCATAAATTAATTCGCCGTCAAAAAGCAGATCTCCGTTTgtacaacgttgccaaacttTAAAAATAGCACGAACATCAAAGAAATGTAAAACCAACATCAAAACGTCacgtaattattttttcagattACCGGGGTGGTTATATTAGCTATTGGAGTATGGGTTGAGGTggaattatacaaatatatggaaatgagTACCGCCTTTAGTCATACAACTTCGTATGTTTTAATAGTGACAGGATTCCTTATTATCCTCGTAGCTTCGTTAGCTTGTTGCTGCACAATTAAAGGACAGATAAAACTTCTGTATGTCGTAAGTAACTAAATTATCTACAACTACAACTATCACTTATTATACGATTTATATTGTTCAACCCATGTCAAAAAACACTGAATCCGTACCTGCGGATGAGTGTTTATCGTCGTTTGAGTCCGGTTCTGTCTGTtctgttgttgtttttttacttttacgtGGATGTGGGTAGTTTGCGAGGAAGTCGGTATTTAACGacgagaaaagaaaaaaataaaaattcattataaaaaaccACCCGGACGGAAAGATTGATCTCGTTTTGTAATATTGAAAGGATGTTTTCCACGCGTATTAACCAACCGGTTTTATAAGCTTATAGTCCAGTCACGGCcgctgaaaaaattattaaactgcAATACACGCTAAATCGTTTTACGTAATAAAATGCtcaacgaacaaattgaaaaggcgccgcgcgaattcgccgaattttaaaactCCATTGTAGCTAGACGGAACCGGCCTAAGGACACATTTCGCGACCTTGTTAGTAACAATATACGATAATTTGTTTCAGTACAGTGTTTTTTTGGCTATAATATTCGTTGTGGAGCTCGGAGCAGGTATTTCGATATTTACGTACCGTACAAAATTGACGGAAGGTTTCGATAATGGGATTACGCAAGCCATGGAAAACTATCGAAACGACAGCACGCATTTAGCTGAAGATTTCGATCTGATGCAAGAAACGGTGagattttaactaaattttgaaataaaaaaatgactaaatcgtttttttttttaatatgttttgtagttaaaatGTTGTGGAAATCACGAACCAAGAGACTGGTTGGATTTGACACCTTCTGAACCTATACCACAATCTTGTTGTATTCAAGAAAACTGTAATACCGATAAAGAAGATCAAATTTACGATCAGGTACtcgatttattatttattgagtactataaacaagctaaatgagtttaaaagataaaattttaccAATTTAGCAGTATATTAGTTATCAATTTGAATGGATTAggatttttggttttgttttagGGTTGTTATACGAAAATAAtcgaatttttgaataacaacGTGGGAATCGTTGCTGGTGTCGCCGTTGGAATAGCTTTCTTTCCATTAGTAGGAGTTCTGTTATCTTGCTGTTTAGCAAATGTCATAAAGAAAGCAAAATATGAACCGATGGCTTGAATTTACAACTTTAAATTCCAGTCATTATGAGTATGCTTAAGTTTCGTGAATGTATACATATTTAACCTacgcttatttatattgaaccaaccttataaaaatatttttggatatcCGCCTATAAAAACCAAGGTTGGcttcgaaaaatttataaattagtgTAAATCAGTAGAATATCTTAACTAAACTGCTTAAAATAgcccaaaataatatttttttattgtatactaaaaatatgtaaaacaaaaacgaaacaattgttaaaaatttggtaaaatattccaccaaatatCATAAACTTGGTTTTATAGAGACGGATTCCCATTTATATCtcgttttatttaattatgaaaacttGATGTACAAAATTCTTGTTATCAGTATAATCATTGCATTCTGACCTCTTGTCAACCAAAATCTTAcaacttattttattgattcaaataattactTGAGTTTTGTGAATGTATACATATATAACCTAcgattatttatattgaaccaaccttataaaaaattattggatatCCGCCTACGAAAACCAAGGTTggcttcaaaaaatttatatatcagtGTAAATCAGTAGAATATCTTAACTAAACTGCTTAAAATAgcccaaaataatatttttttattgtatactaaaaatatgtaaaacaaaaacgaaacaatttttaaaaatttggtaaaatattccaccaaatatCATAAACTTGGTTTTATAGAGACGGATTCCCATTTATATCtcgttttatttaattatgaaaacttGATGTACAAAATTCTTGTTATCAGTATAATCATTGCATTCTGACCTCTTGTCAACCAAAATCTTAcaacttattttattgattcaaataattactTGAGTTTTGTGAATGTATACATATATAACCTAcgattatttatattgaaccaaccttataaaaaattattggatatCCGCCTACGAAAACCAAGGTTggcttcaaaaaatttataaatcagTGTAAATCAGTAGAATATCTTAACTAAACTGCTTAAAATAgcccaaaataatatttttttattatatagtaaaaatatgtaaaacaaagacgaaaaattttttaaagaattgataaaatattccaccaaatattATAAACTTGGTTTTATAGAGACGGATTCCCATTTATATCtcgttttatttaattatgaaaacttGATGTACAAAATTCTTGTTATCAGT
This genomic interval carries:
- the LOC130894208 gene encoding tetraspanin-6-like translates to MGKHMQTVAAMACMKTLLMIFNTVFWITGVVILAIGVWVEVELYKYMEMSTAFSHTTSYVLIVTGFLIILVASLACCCTIKGQIKLLYVYSVFLAIIFVVELGAGISIFTYRTKLTEGFDNGITQAMENYRNDSTHLAEDFDLMQETLKCCGNHEPRDWLDLTPSEPIPQSCCIQENCNTDKEDQIYDQGCYTKIIEFLNNNVGIVAGVAVGIAFFPLVGVLLSCCLANVIKKAKYEPMA